The following coding sequences are from one Verrucosispora sp. WMMD573 window:
- a CDS encoding CDP-alcohol phosphatidyltransferase family protein, whose amino-acid sequence MVGRQLNWNEYATAWARLHGGFDPRAATPVVRGWLRFSYHIGFLLGRLRVGPTAVTVVGVLLCLCVPLFAVRSGDGPFLGALFVLLASVADSVDGAVAVATGRTTRLGYVYDSLADRIGEAAWLVAFWLVGAPGALVAAGGALSWLHEYVRARAVAAGMREIGAVTVGERPTRVCVAVAGLLLAGLSGLIEVDLAAGTITMATAVWVLLAAFGLGQLLSAVRRALVDAG is encoded by the coding sequence GTGGTGGGCAGACAGCTGAACTGGAACGAGTACGCCACGGCGTGGGCCCGGCTGCACGGCGGGTTCGATCCCCGGGCCGCCACTCCGGTGGTACGTGGCTGGCTGCGCTTCTCCTATCACATCGGGTTCCTGCTGGGCCGGCTACGGGTCGGCCCGACCGCGGTCACGGTGGTCGGGGTCCTGCTCTGTCTCTGCGTACCGCTGTTCGCGGTCCGCTCGGGCGACGGGCCGTTCCTGGGTGCGCTGTTCGTGCTGCTCGCCTCGGTGGCCGACAGCGTCGACGGTGCGGTGGCCGTGGCCACCGGCCGCACCACCCGGCTCGGCTACGTCTACGATTCGCTGGCCGACCGGATCGGCGAGGCCGCCTGGCTGGTGGCGTTCTGGCTGGTCGGCGCGCCGGGGGCGCTGGTCGCCGCAGGTGGCGCGCTCTCCTGGCTGCACGAGTACGTCCGAGCCCGCGCAGTCGCCGCCGGCATGCGGGAGATCGGCGCGGTCACCGTGGGGGAGCGACCCACCCGGGTCTGTGTGGCCGTGGCGGGCCTGCTGCTGGCCGGCCTGAGTGGACTGATCGAGGTGGACCTGGCCGCAGGCACCATCACCATGGCGACCGCGGTCTGGGTGCTGCTCGCCGCCTTCGGGCTGGGACAGCTGCTCTCCGCGGTGCGCCGGGCACTTGTCGACGCCGGCTGA
- the metF gene encoding methylenetetrahydrofolate reductase [NAD(P)H]: MALGLPSVLPNPQPAIGELVRDCQPTFSFEFMPPKTEQGERQLWQAIRELEPLRPSFVSITYGAGGSTRDTTVAVTERIATETTLLPMAHLTAVNHSVAELRHVIGRLAGVGVRNVLVVRGDPPGDPTGEWIPHPDGVHYAEDLVRLVRRSGDFSVGVAAFPYRHPRSPDVAADTEYFVRKCRAGADFAITQMFFDADEYLRLRDRVAAAGCDTPILAGVMPVTRIGTIERSVQLSGAPFPPALAARFERVADDPEAVRRLGIEQTSEMCRRLLDEGVPGIHFITFNRSTATREIWQNLRVGAAT; this comes from the coding sequence GTGGCGCTCGGTCTTCCCTCGGTCCTCCCGAATCCGCAACCGGCGATCGGGGAGCTGGTCCGCGACTGCCAGCCGACCTTCTCCTTCGAGTTCATGCCGCCGAAGACGGAGCAGGGCGAGCGGCAGTTGTGGCAGGCCATCCGCGAGCTGGAGCCCCTGCGTCCGTCGTTCGTCTCGATCACCTACGGTGCCGGCGGCTCGACCCGGGACACCACGGTCGCGGTCACCGAGCGGATCGCCACCGAGACCACCCTGCTGCCGATGGCCCACCTGACGGCGGTCAACCATTCCGTCGCCGAGTTGCGGCACGTGATCGGCCGGCTGGCCGGCGTCGGGGTACGCAACGTGCTGGTGGTACGCGGCGACCCGCCGGGCGACCCCACCGGCGAGTGGATCCCGCACCCCGACGGCGTGCACTACGCCGAGGACCTCGTCCGGCTGGTCCGTCGCTCCGGCGACTTCAGCGTCGGTGTCGCCGCCTTTCCCTACCGGCATCCGCGCTCACCGGACGTCGCCGCCGACACCGAGTATTTCGTGCGCAAGTGCCGGGCCGGCGCGGATTTCGCGATCACCCAGATGTTCTTCGACGCCGACGAGTATCTTCGGCTGCGTGACCGGGTGGCCGCCGCCGGCTGCGACACCCCGATCCTGGCCGGGGTGATGCCGGTGACCCGGATCGGCACCATCGAGCGCTCCGTGCAGCTGTCCGGGGCGCCCTTCCCGCCCGCGCTGGCCGCGCGGTTCGAGCGGGTCGCCGACGATCCGGAGGCGGTCCGCCGGCTCGGCATCGAGCAGACCAGCGAGATGTGCCGCCGGCTGCTCGACGAGGGGGTCCCGGGAATACACTTCATCACCTTCAACCGGTCGACCGCGACCCGGGAAATATGGCAGAACCTGCGGGTGGGCGCCGCGACGTGA
- a CDS encoding YbaK/EbsC family protein: MQSHSNVRAVQDALDAANARNGSDAPATVRLLPDAVHTAAAAAEALGVDVGAIANSLVFDADGAPLLVLTSGAHRVDTTGLATRLAVTRLRRATPQFVKEHTGQVIGGVAPVGHPQPLRTLVDTALDKYDEIWAAGGVPQAVFPTTYAELLRVTGGTPTDVA; encoded by the coding sequence ATGCAGTCACACTCGAACGTCCGAGCGGTGCAGGACGCGCTCGATGCCGCGAACGCCCGGAACGGCTCCGACGCGCCCGCCACGGTCCGCCTGCTGCCCGACGCCGTGCACACCGCCGCAGCCGCCGCCGAGGCGCTCGGCGTCGACGTCGGCGCCATCGCCAACTCGCTCGTCTTCGACGCCGACGGGGCACCGCTGCTGGTGCTCACCTCCGGCGCGCACCGGGTGGACACCACCGGCCTGGCCACCCGGCTCGCCGTCACCCGGCTGCGCCGGGCCACCCCGCAGTTCGTCAAGGAACACACCGGGCAGGTGATCGGCGGGGTCGCCCCGGTGGGCCACCCGCAGCCGCTGCGTACGCTTGTCGACACCGCCCTGGACAAGTACGACGAGATCTGGGCCGCCGGTGGCGTACCGCAGGCGGTCTTCCCCACCACGTACGCCGAACTGCTCCGGGTCACCGGCGGGACCCCGACCGACGTGGCGTGA
- a CDS encoding monooxygenase, whose translation MRHPESVPGLVTLHVWRIAPAAVGRALTRMAVDPRRLRALPGVRFGKLLGTGTGTGFGPGDADLTRWAALTVWDSPAAAARFVDSPVARAWSGLAHAGVRLDLRPLTSRGEWSGRRPFGAPAGGRVTGPVLALTRARLRPTRALTFWRAVPPVAAALHAAPGLLARFGVGEAPLGWQGTVSVWRDPADLVAFAYRHPQHRAAITRTETQRWYAEELFARFEVRDVVGDRTVLGWATDDGDPAKGERA comes from the coding sequence GTGAGGCACCCGGAGAGCGTCCCCGGCCTGGTCACCCTGCACGTGTGGCGGATCGCGCCGGCCGCCGTGGGCCGGGCGCTGACCCGGATGGCGGTCGACCCGCGCCGGCTGCGGGCCCTGCCCGGCGTCCGGTTCGGCAAGCTGCTCGGCACCGGGACCGGCACCGGCTTCGGGCCCGGCGACGCGGACCTGACCCGGTGGGCGGCGCTGACGGTCTGGGACTCCCCCGCAGCGGCGGCCCGGTTCGTCGACTCGCCGGTGGCGCGGGCCTGGTCCGGTCTCGCCCACGCGGGTGTCCGGCTCGACCTGCGACCGCTGACCAGCCGGGGTGAGTGGTCCGGCCGGCGGCCGTTCGGTGCGCCCGCCGGCGGCCGGGTCACCGGCCCGGTGCTGGCGCTGACCCGGGCGCGGCTACGCCCGACCCGGGCACTCACCTTCTGGCGGGCGGTCCCGCCGGTGGCCGCGGCCCTGCACGCCGCACCGGGGCTGCTGGCCCGCTTCGGCGTCGGCGAGGCGCCCCTGGGCTGGCAGGGCACGGTGAGCGTGTGGCGTGATCCGGCGGATCTCGTGGCGTTCGCGTACCGTCACCCGCAGCACCGGGCCGCGATCACCCGGACGGAGACCCAGCGGTGGTACGCGGAGGAACTCTTCGCCCGATTCGAGGTGCGGGACGTGGTCGGCGACCGGACGGTACTGGGGTGGGCCACCGACGACGGTGACCCGGCGAAGGGTGAACGGGCATGA
- a CDS encoding GNAT family N-acetyltransferase, whose amino-acid sequence MRLVRWTPDDLLRRLDDVVAVYGEAMGYRADLLEARRGYIATHVRRPGFRAVASLTSSGQLAGFGYGYVGATGQWWHDQVWRALDQPTRRRWLTDCFEVVELHVRPPAQGHGLGAGQLRALLTMAENATTLLSTPEADEQTSRAWRLYRRFGFLDVLRDFRFPGDERPFGVLGRDLPLPVPGSTPPPSVPTPPPARS is encoded by the coding sequence ATGAGGTTGGTGCGGTGGACGCCGGACGATCTCCTCCGGCGGCTGGACGACGTGGTGGCTGTCTACGGCGAGGCGATGGGTTACCGCGCCGACCTGCTGGAGGCCCGCCGCGGCTACATCGCCACCCACGTACGTCGGCCCGGCTTTCGCGCCGTGGCCAGCCTCACCAGCTCCGGTCAGCTGGCCGGTTTCGGGTACGGCTACGTCGGTGCCACCGGTCAGTGGTGGCACGACCAGGTCTGGCGGGCGCTGGACCAGCCCACCCGGCGACGCTGGCTGACCGACTGCTTCGAGGTGGTCGAGCTGCACGTGCGGCCACCGGCCCAGGGGCACGGGTTGGGCGCCGGGCAACTGCGCGCCCTGCTCACCATGGCCGAGAACGCCACCACCCTGCTGTCCACTCCGGAGGCCGACGAGCAGACCTCGCGCGCCTGGCGGCTGTACCGTCGGTTCGGTTTCCTCGACGTGTTGCGCGACTTCCGTTTCCCCGGTGACGAGCGTCCGTTCGGGGTGCTCGGCCGGGATCTGCCGCTGCCCGTGCCGGGATCGACACCACCGCCGTCGGTGCCGACCCCACCGCCCGCGCGGTCATGA
- a CDS encoding polyprenyl synthetase family protein: MTHAAPVSPVDRASLRQRVDKALSDFLAGRRAWMTDVDDALVPVAEAIEAFVLGGGKRLRPAFAYWGYRGAGGVDTDPVVTALASLEFVQASALIHDDLMDRSDTRRGEPAVHRRFATRHRSAGWGGDPDGFGDAAAVLLGDLCLVWSDELLHSAGLDPRTVARARPDFDEMRTEVTIGQYLDVLTQATGDTSLERAGKVARYKSAKYTVERPLLIGAALADAPADVRIAYSAYGLPLGEAFQLRDDVLGVFGDPAQTGKPAGDDLREGKRTYLVAAALEVADDTGRALLLGGLGDGGLDATGVARLRELIVDTGALSRTEQRIVTLTDTALAALTAVDLDTEARQALVDLAIAATRRAD; encoded by the coding sequence GTGACCCATGCTGCTCCCGTCTCCCCCGTCGACCGTGCCAGCCTGCGCCAGCGGGTCGACAAGGCGCTGTCGGACTTCCTCGCCGGCCGTCGCGCCTGGATGACCGACGTCGACGACGCCCTGGTGCCGGTCGCCGAGGCGATCGAGGCGTTCGTGCTGGGTGGTGGCAAGCGGCTGCGGCCGGCCTTCGCCTACTGGGGCTACCGGGGTGCCGGCGGGGTGGACACCGACCCGGTGGTGACCGCCCTCGCCTCGCTCGAATTCGTGCAGGCCAGCGCCCTGATCCACGACGACCTGATGGACCGCTCGGACACCCGACGGGGTGAGCCCGCGGTGCACCGGCGGTTCGCCACGCGGCACCGCTCAGCGGGTTGGGGTGGCGACCCGGACGGCTTCGGTGACGCCGCGGCGGTCCTGCTGGGCGACCTGTGCCTGGTCTGGTCCGACGAACTGCTGCACTCCGCCGGACTCGACCCCCGGACGGTGGCCCGCGCCCGACCGGACTTCGACGAGATGCGCACCGAGGTCACCATCGGGCAGTACCTCGACGTGCTGACCCAGGCCACCGGCGACACCTCGCTGGAGCGGGCCGGCAAGGTCGCCCGGTACAAGTCAGCCAAGTACACCGTGGAACGGCCCCTGCTGATCGGCGCGGCGCTGGCCGATGCCCCCGCCGACGTACGCATCGCCTACTCGGCGTACGGCCTGCCGTTGGGTGAGGCCTTCCAGTTGCGCGACGATGTGCTGGGTGTCTTCGGCGACCCGGCGCAGACCGGCAAGCCGGCCGGCGACGACCTGCGCGAGGGCAAACGGACCTACCTGGTGGCGGCGGCTCTGGAGGTGGCCGACGACACCGGTCGTGCGTTGCTGCTCGGTGGCCTCGGCGACGGCGGGTTGGATGCCACCGGGGTGGCGCGGCTGCGGGAGCTGATCGTCGACACCGGCGCGCTGTCCCGTACCGAGCAGCGCATCGTCACCCTGACCGACACGGCGCTCGCCGCGCTCACCGCTGTCGACCTCGACACCGAGGCCCGGCAGGCGCTGGTGGACCTGGCCATCGCCGCCACCCGCCGCGCCGACTGA
- a CDS encoding glycosyltransferase family 2 protein, giving the protein MIAALVLLLGVTVLTAHTVVNAGRWLRRPTDRAVELSEPVAVLLPLRDEADRVTPCLRALLALRGVPGLRVVVLDDGSVDGTAEVVRAVVADDPRVTLLTGVTPPPGWLGKPHACWQLATRVGDSASALVFVDADVVLEPYAVAAAVTELRAAGATLLSPYPRIVVRTVADRLVQPLLQWLWLTFLPLRAMERSPRPSLAAAGGQFLVVDRVGYLRAGGHAAVADQVLEDIELGRAVKRAGGRIALADGSRLASCRMYEDWPQLRDGYTKSLWASFGHPSAAAAVLTVLLALYTAPPLVAGAALLAGAPTVAGVAVGAYLAGVAGRVVSARATGGRAWPDALGHPVSVAVLGWLTLRSYHLRKRRRLSWRGRPVG; this is encoded by the coding sequence ATGATCGCCGCGCTGGTCCTGCTCCTCGGTGTCACCGTGCTGACCGCGCACACCGTGGTCAACGCGGGCCGCTGGCTGCGCCGGCCGACCGACCGGGCGGTGGAGCTCAGCGAGCCGGTGGCGGTGCTGCTGCCGCTGCGCGACGAGGCCGACCGGGTCACCCCGTGCCTGCGTGCCCTGCTCGCCCTGCGGGGCGTGCCCGGGCTGCGCGTCGTGGTGCTCGACGACGGTTCGGTCGACGGCACCGCCGAGGTGGTCCGCGCGGTGGTCGCCGACGACCCCCGGGTCACCCTGCTCACCGGGGTGACCCCGCCGCCGGGCTGGCTGGGCAAGCCGCACGCCTGCTGGCAGTTGGCCACCCGCGTCGGGGACTCGGCCAGCGCGCTGGTCTTCGTCGACGCCGACGTGGTGCTCGAACCGTACGCCGTGGCGGCGGCCGTCACCGAACTGCGCGCCGCCGGGGCGACGCTGCTGTCGCCGTACCCACGGATCGTGGTGCGGACGGTGGCCGACCGGCTGGTGCAGCCGCTGTTGCAGTGGCTGTGGCTGACCTTCCTGCCGCTGCGGGCGATGGAGCGTTCGCCGCGACCGTCGCTGGCCGCGGCCGGCGGACAGTTCCTGGTCGTCGACCGGGTCGGTTACCTGCGGGCCGGCGGGCACGCGGCGGTCGCCGACCAGGTGCTGGAGGACATCGAGCTGGGCCGGGCGGTGAAGCGGGCCGGCGGCCGGATCGCCCTCGCCGACGGCTCCCGGCTGGCCAGCTGCCGGATGTACGAGGACTGGCCGCAGCTGCGCGACGGCTACACCAAGTCGCTGTGGGCCTCGTTCGGGCACCCGAGCGCCGCGGCTGCGGTGCTGACCGTGCTGCTGGCGCTCTACACCGCACCACCGCTGGTGGCCGGCGCGGCGCTGCTCGCCGGTGCCCCGACGGTGGCCGGGGTCGCCGTCGGCGCGTACCTGGCGGGGGTGGCCGGGCGGGTGGTCAGCGCCCGGGCCACCGGCGGCCGGGCCTGGCCCGACGCGCTGGGCCACCCCGTGTCGGTCGCGGTCCTCGGTTGGCTGACCCTGCGGTCGTACCATCTGCGCAAGCGGCGACGCCTGTCCTGGCGTGGCCGTCCGGTCGGCTAG
- a CDS encoding SAV_6107 family HEPN domain-containing protein, which translates to MPTSPAQAPTVPANVLPHRTPVQLLAVARQGLAEAARTGPDGLRYAAAHLAALRAAAAMLAARARPAPTRRHRITSVWVLLASVAPELDEWAGYFALGAGKRAAAEAGIPRVVTAREADDLLRAAEEFVTVVEAALGLAHQPAIDGLAA; encoded by the coding sequence ATGCCGACCAGTCCGGCTCAGGCACCGACGGTGCCCGCGAACGTGCTGCCGCACCGTACTCCCGTCCAGTTGCTAGCGGTGGCCCGGCAGGGGCTCGCCGAGGCGGCCCGGACCGGCCCCGACGGCCTCCGGTACGCCGCCGCCCATCTCGCGGCCCTGCGCGCCGCCGCGGCGATGCTCGCCGCCCGCGCCCGTCCCGCACCCACCCGACGCCACCGGATCACCAGCGTCTGGGTCCTGCTCGCCAGCGTCGCCCCCGAGCTCGACGAGTGGGCCGGTTACTTCGCTCTCGGCGCCGGCAAACGGGCCGCCGCCGAGGCCGGCATTCCCCGGGTGGTGACCGCCCGGGAGGCCGACGACCTGCTCCGCGCCGCCGAGGAGTTCGTGACCGTGGTGGAGGCGGCACTCGGCCTGGCGCACCAGCCGGCGATCGACGGTCTCGCCGCCTGA
- the crtI gene encoding phytoene desaturase family protein, producing MARIVVVGAGVGGLATAARLAVTGHQVTVLERAEEVGGKLGRHRRDTLEGAFHFDTGPSLLTLPEVFHELFEATGAKLDEYLDLVPLDPIVRHVFPGGGPVLDSCADPAEFAARIGATLGDRAAGDWQRLWRRAARVWHASERDILRRRVDSPRDLARLAWRLRDLAAIRPGQSLRGLGRSLISDPRLRMLLDRYATYTGADPRRAPAALVAVPYAELAFGGWYLRGGLGTLADALLSRCLDLGVVVRTGTTVTRIDAVGGRVHGVRVADSTTPIPADVVVANVDALSVYRDLLPDARRLAGLTDRSLAGFVLLLGVRGDSGLAHHNVFFPSDYDAEFDAVFGDPGRGVRARPAADPTVFVTVANDPAVRPAGHEAWFVLVNAARQGTAPGAIDWRRPGLAQAYADRILDVLAERGVDVRDRLVFRDVRTPAELAAATGAPGGTIYGTAGGLLRPANRGPARGLWLVGGSSHPGGGLPMVTLSAQIVADAIGPAW from the coding sequence ATGGCGCGGATCGTGGTGGTCGGTGCCGGGGTGGGTGGGCTGGCCACCGCGGCCCGGCTGGCCGTCACCGGACACCAGGTGACCGTTCTGGAACGCGCCGAGGAGGTGGGCGGCAAGCTGGGGCGGCACCGCCGGGACACCCTTGAGGGCGCGTTCCACTTCGACACCGGCCCCAGCCTGTTGACTCTGCCCGAGGTCTTCCACGAGCTGTTCGAGGCGACCGGGGCGAAGCTCGACGAGTACCTCGACCTGGTACCGCTGGACCCGATCGTGCGGCACGTCTTCCCCGGTGGCGGCCCGGTGCTCGACTCCTGCGCCGACCCGGCCGAGTTCGCCGCCCGGATCGGCGCGACCCTCGGCGACCGGGCCGCCGGCGACTGGCAGCGGTTGTGGCGGCGCGCCGCCCGGGTGTGGCACGCCTCGGAACGCGACATCCTGCGTCGCCGGGTCGACTCCCCCCGCGACCTGGCCCGGCTCGCCTGGCGGCTGCGCGACCTGGCCGCGATCCGACCCGGCCAGAGCCTGCGCGGGCTGGGCCGCAGCCTGATCTCCGACCCGCGACTGCGAATGCTGCTGGACCGGTACGCCACCTACACCGGCGCAGACCCGCGCCGGGCGCCCGCCGCGCTGGTCGCGGTCCCCTACGCCGAGCTGGCCTTCGGCGGCTGGTACCTGCGCGGCGGGCTGGGCACCCTCGCCGACGCGCTGCTGTCGCGCTGTCTGGACCTGGGGGTGGTGGTGCGCACCGGCACCACGGTGACCCGGATCGACGCGGTGGGCGGCCGGGTGCACGGGGTACGCGTCGCCGACTCGACCACCCCGATCCCGGCCGACGTGGTGGTGGCCAATGTCGACGCGCTCAGCGTCTACCGTGACCTGCTGCCCGACGCGCGCCGGCTGGCCGGGCTCACCGACCGCAGCCTGGCCGGATTCGTGCTGCTGCTCGGCGTACGCGGCGACTCCGGTCTGGCCCACCACAACGTCTTCTTCCCGTCCGACTACGACGCCGAGTTCGACGCGGTCTTCGGTGATCCGGGACGGGGGGTGCGGGCCCGCCCGGCCGCCGACCCGACGGTCTTCGTCACCGTGGCGAACGACCCGGCCGTCCGCCCGGCCGGGCACGAGGCATGGTTCGTGCTGGTCAACGCCGCCCGTCAGGGCACCGCCCCGGGAGCGATCGACTGGCGCCGGCCGGGGCTCGCCCAGGCGTACGCCGATCGGATCCTCGACGTGCTGGCCGAACGCGGCGTGGACGTACGCGACCGGCTGGTGTTCCGCGACGTGCGTACCCCGGCCGAGCTGGCCGCCGCCACCGGCGCGCCGGGCGGCACCATCTACGGCACGGCCGGTGGCCTGCTCCGGCCGGCCAACCGGGGACCGGCCCGGGGACTGTGGCTGGTCGGCGGCTCCAGCCATCCCGGCGGTGGTCTGCCGATGGTGACCCTGTCCGCGCAGATCGTCGCCGACGCGATCGGCCCGGCCTGGTAG
- a CDS encoding carotenoid biosynthesis protein: MTASSPARGYAWTLLALLVLAQICYPLTGGVTRARLTVATVVLGYLLSVGHALATRGPRAAAALVAVATGGGFAIEALGVATGFPFGSYDYSGQLGPKLAGVPLIIPLAWTWMAWPAWLAATRLTGASSGRWRWPGRIALATVGLAAWDLFLDPQMVAEGHWVWRDATPALPGLPGIPVSNYLGWLLFAVLMMTALRPLAGPTVATTGTGDQPMYALYLWTYGSSVLAHAVFLGLPASAVWGAVGMAVVAVPLAVTLLRARRSRDRDTGSPRSPVDVAA, from the coding sequence ATGACCGCATCCTCACCGGCCCGCGGCTACGCCTGGACGTTGCTGGCCCTGCTGGTACTGGCGCAGATCTGCTACCCGCTGACCGGCGGGGTCACCCGGGCCCGACTGACCGTGGCCACCGTCGTGCTCGGCTACCTGCTCTCGGTCGGTCACGCCCTGGCCACCCGGGGGCCACGGGCGGCGGCGGCGCTGGTCGCGGTGGCCACCGGTGGTGGGTTCGCCATCGAAGCGCTCGGCGTGGCCACCGGCTTCCCGTTCGGCAGCTACGACTACTCCGGCCAGCTGGGCCCGAAACTGGCCGGAGTACCGTTGATCATCCCGCTGGCCTGGACCTGGATGGCCTGGCCCGCCTGGTTGGCGGCCACCCGGCTCACCGGCGCGTCGTCCGGTCGGTGGCGCTGGCCGGGCCGCATCGCGTTGGCCACGGTGGGGTTGGCCGCCTGGGACCTCTTCCTCGACCCGCAGATGGTGGCCGAGGGTCACTGGGTGTGGCGCGACGCCACGCCGGCCCTGCCCGGGCTGCCCGGCATTCCGGTCAGCAACTACCTGGGCTGGCTGCTGTTCGCGGTGCTGATGATGACCGCGCTGCGCCCGCTGGCCGGGCCCACCGTGGCCACCACCGGCACCGGCGACCAGCCGATGTACGCGCTCTACCTGTGGACGTACGGCTCCAGCGTGCTCGCCCACGCCGTCTTCCTCGGCCTGCCCGCCTCGGCGGTGTGGGGCGCGGTCGGCATGGCGGTGGTCGCCGTACCGCTGGCCGTCACCCTGCTGCGGGCCCGGCGGTCCCGCGACCGGGACACCGGTTCGCCACGCTCCCCGGTCGACGTGGCGGCATGA
- a CDS encoding Rv2175c family DNA-binding protein has translation MTDSVPAEGAAPLAGPADAAGWLTLPDVAERLDLPISKVHQMIRDRELIAVRRDGVRRIPADLVANRTVLKHLPGVLTLLADAGYDDEAALRWLYEPDDTLAGGTSAAALGGDQAREVKRRAQALGF, from the coding sequence GTGACCGATTCCGTACCCGCCGAGGGCGCCGCGCCCCTGGCCGGTCCCGCCGACGCGGCGGGCTGGCTGACCCTGCCGGACGTCGCCGAGCGGCTCGACCTGCCGATCAGCAAGGTCCACCAGATGATCCGGGACCGGGAACTGATCGCGGTGCGCCGTGACGGTGTCCGCCGGATCCCGGCCGACCTGGTGGCCAACCGGACCGTGCTCAAACACCTGCCGGGCGTGCTCACCCTGCTGGCCGACGCCGGTTACGACGACGAGGCCGCACTGCGCTGGCTCTACGAGCCCGACGACACGTTGGCCGGTGGCACCTCCGCAGCCGCCCTCGGCGGCGATCAGGCCCGCGAGGTCAAGCGTCGCGCTCAGGCCCTGGGCTTCTGA